One genomic window of Motacilla alba alba isolate MOTALB_02 chromosome 3, Motacilla_alba_V1.0_pri, whole genome shotgun sequence includes the following:
- the SH3YL1 gene encoding SH3 domain-containing YSC84-like protein 1 isoform X4 translates to MNNPIPSNLKSEAKKAAKILREFTEITSRNGPDKIIPPHVIAKAKGLAVLSVIKAGFLVTARGGSGIVLARLPNGTWSAPSAIGIAGLGGGFEIGIEVSDLVIILNHERAVEAFAKGGNLTLGGNLTVAIGPLGRNLEGDVALRSSAAVYTYCKSRGLFAGVSLEGTCLIERKETNRKFYGQDIRASAILLGDVPFPAQADDLYEILASFTEVYENEEQKNNPGKSVREQRRVNDRPARPSTRPEPPKPTVRPTPPAKKNTNKLYPELPNDYASGGANIGVS, encoded by the exons TGAACAACCCTATACCTTCCAACCTGAAGTCAGAAGCTAAAAAGGCAGCTAAAATACTACGAGAATTTACAGAAATAACTTCCAGAAATGGACCAGATAAAATCATACCAC CTCATGTAATAGCTAAAGCCAAAGGCCTTGCAGTTTTGTCTGTTATCAAAGCTGGATTTTTGGTGACCGCTCGAGGTGGAAGTGGAATTGTATTAGCCCGTCTTCCTAATGGAA CCTGGTCTGCTCCCTCTGCAATAGGAATTGCTGGTCTTGGTGGTGGATTTGAAATTGGAATTGAG GTCTCAGACTTAGTGATTATACTGAATCATGAAAGAGCAGTAGAAGCTTTTGCCAAAGGAGGAAATCTTACACTTGGAGGAAATCTTACTGTGGCAATTGGACCTCTGGGGAG AAACTTAGAAGGGGATGTTGCCCTgagaagctctgctgctgtctaTACATACTGCAAATCTCGAGGGCTGTTCGCAGGCGTATCTCTGGAAGGAACCTGTTTaattgaaaggaaagaaacaaatcgCAA GTTTTATGGGCAGGACATTCGGGCTAGTGCCATCCTGCTTGGTGACGTGCCtttccctgctcaagcagatGATCTTTATGAAATTCTAGCATCCTTCACTGAAGTGTatgaaaatgaagaacaaaaaaataatccaggaaAATCTGTAAGGGAACAAAGAAGG GTAAATGACCGACCTGCTAGACCATCAACCAGACCAGAGCCGCCTAAACCCACTGTTAGACCTACACCACCGg ctAAAAAGAATACAAACAAACTTTATCCTGAACTTCCCAATGATTATGCATCTGGGG GGGCCAACATAGGAGTATCTTAA
- the SH3YL1 gene encoding SH3 domain-containing YSC84-like protein 1 isoform X3, producing MNNPIPSNLKSEAKKAAKILREFTEITSRNGPDKIIPPHVIAKAKGLAVLSVIKAGFLVTARGGSGIVLARLPNGTWSAPSAIGIAGLGGGFEIGIEVSDLVIILNHERAVEAFAKGGNLTLGGNLTVAIGPLGRNLEGDVALRSSAAVYTYCKSRGLFAGVSLEGTCLIERKETNRKFYGQDIRASAILLGDVPFPAQADDLYEILASFTEVYENEEQKNNPGKSVREQRRVNDRPARPSTRPEPPKPTVRPTPPAKKNTNKLYPELPNDYASGEAVDCFPDLCKS from the exons TGAACAACCCTATACCTTCCAACCTGAAGTCAGAAGCTAAAAAGGCAGCTAAAATACTACGAGAATTTACAGAAATAACTTCCAGAAATGGACCAGATAAAATCATACCAC CTCATGTAATAGCTAAAGCCAAAGGCCTTGCAGTTTTGTCTGTTATCAAAGCTGGATTTTTGGTGACCGCTCGAGGTGGAAGTGGAATTGTATTAGCCCGTCTTCCTAATGGAA CCTGGTCTGCTCCCTCTGCAATAGGAATTGCTGGTCTTGGTGGTGGATTTGAAATTGGAATTGAG GTCTCAGACTTAGTGATTATACTGAATCATGAAAGAGCAGTAGAAGCTTTTGCCAAAGGAGGAAATCTTACACTTGGAGGAAATCTTACTGTGGCAATTGGACCTCTGGGGAG AAACTTAGAAGGGGATGTTGCCCTgagaagctctgctgctgtctaTACATACTGCAAATCTCGAGGGCTGTTCGCAGGCGTATCTCTGGAAGGAACCTGTTTaattgaaaggaaagaaacaaatcgCAA GTTTTATGGGCAGGACATTCGGGCTAGTGCCATCCTGCTTGGTGACGTGCCtttccctgctcaagcagatGATCTTTATGAAATTCTAGCATCCTTCACTGAAGTGTatgaaaatgaagaacaaaaaaataatccaggaaAATCTGTAAGGGAACAAAGAAGG GTAAATGACCGACCTGCTAGACCATCAACCAGACCAGAGCCGCCTAAACCCACTGTTAGACCTACACCACCGg ctAAAAAGAATACAAACAAACTTTATCCTGAACTTCCCAATGATTATGCATCTGGGG aggCTGTGGATTGTTTCCCAGACCTTTGTAAAAGCTAA